A single genomic interval of Nocardioides nitrophenolicus harbors:
- the gyrB gene encoding DNA topoisomerase (ATP-hydrolyzing) subunit B, whose protein sequence is MGDYDASAIQVLEGLEAVRKRPGMYIGSTGERGLHHLIWEIVDNAVDEALAGYCDTIKVTLNADGSVSVSDNGRGIPTDTAPGQELPAATLALTVLHAGGKFGGGGYKVSGGLHGVGSSVVNALSTSLRLEIKNRGYLWEQDFSLGVPDYDLRQVRPLEDDERTGTTVTWSASPEIFETTDYNLETISTRFREMAFLNKGLRIELRDARPKAEGLADAVEDGTVDEAAGVATSASEVHAVDVDGHKALEQVFQYERGLADYVDFLNRNKTTVSSIIAAEADTGDDVPNPMSLELAMQWQVSSYNESVHTFANTINTPEGGTHEEGFRAALTSLINRWGEEWGLIKKKEDRLTGDDIREGLTAIISLKISNPQFEGQTKAKLGNTEAKGFVQSVVNDQLGAWLEQNPNEGKEVIRKAQAAATARIAARKARDLARNRKGLLGGGGLPGKLRDCSSRSPEECEVFIVEGDSAGGSAVMGRDNRIQAILPIRGKILNVEKARIDKVLANQEVQAIISALGTGVHEEFDIDKLRYHKIVLMADADVDGHHINTLLLTLLFRFMRPLIDAGHVYLAQPPLYRIKWNKPHEHEYVYSDAERDAVMRDGLEQGKKLPKEAPIQRYKGLGEMNADELWETTLDPDQRVLLQVTLEDAAQADEIFSILMGEDVEQRRSFIQRNAKDVRFLDI, encoded by the coding sequence ATGGGCGACTACGACGCCTCGGCGATCCAGGTCCTCGAAGGCCTCGAGGCGGTCCGCAAGCGGCCCGGCATGTACATCGGCTCCACCGGCGAGCGCGGACTCCACCACCTGATCTGGGAGATCGTCGACAACGCGGTCGACGAGGCGCTGGCCGGCTACTGCGACACGATCAAGGTGACGCTCAACGCCGACGGCTCGGTCAGCGTGTCCGACAACGGCCGCGGCATCCCCACCGACACCGCCCCGGGCCAGGAGCTGCCGGCCGCGACCCTCGCGCTGACCGTGCTCCACGCCGGCGGCAAGTTCGGCGGCGGCGGCTACAAGGTCTCCGGTGGCCTCCACGGCGTCGGCTCGTCGGTGGTCAACGCGCTCTCGACCAGCCTGCGCCTGGAGATCAAGAACCGCGGCTACCTGTGGGAGCAGGACTTCTCCCTCGGCGTCCCCGACTACGACCTGCGCCAGGTGCGTCCCCTCGAGGACGACGAGCGCACCGGCACGACCGTCACCTGGTCCGCCTCGCCCGAGATCTTCGAGACCACCGACTACAACCTCGAGACGATCTCCACCCGGTTCCGCGAGATGGCCTTCCTCAACAAGGGCCTGCGCATCGAGCTGCGCGACGCCCGGCCCAAGGCCGAGGGACTCGCCGACGCGGTCGAGGACGGCACCGTCGACGAGGCCGCCGGCGTCGCCACCTCCGCCTCGGAGGTCCACGCCGTCGACGTCGACGGGCACAAGGCGCTGGAGCAGGTCTTCCAGTACGAGCGCGGCCTGGCCGACTACGTCGACTTCCTCAACCGCAACAAGACCACGGTCAGCTCGATCATCGCGGCCGAGGCCGACACGGGCGACGACGTCCCCAACCCGATGAGCCTCGAGCTCGCCATGCAGTGGCAGGTGTCGTCGTACAACGAGTCGGTGCACACCTTCGCCAACACGATCAACACCCCCGAGGGCGGCACCCACGAGGAGGGCTTCCGCGCCGCGCTCACCTCCCTGATCAACCGGTGGGGCGAGGAGTGGGGGCTGATCAAGAAGAAGGAGGACCGGCTCACCGGCGACGACATCCGCGAGGGTCTCACCGCGATCATCAGCCTGAAGATCTCCAACCCCCAGTTCGAGGGCCAGACCAAGGCCAAGCTCGGCAACACCGAGGCCAAGGGCTTCGTCCAGTCGGTCGTCAACGACCAGCTCGGCGCCTGGCTCGAGCAGAACCCCAACGAGGGCAAGGAGGTCATCCGCAAGGCGCAGGCCGCGGCGACCGCCCGGATCGCGGCCCGCAAGGCGCGCGACCTGGCCCGCAACCGCAAGGGCCTGCTCGGCGGCGGCGGCCTGCCCGGCAAGCTCCGCGACTGCTCCTCCCGCAGCCCCGAGGAGTGCGAGGTCTTCATCGTCGAGGGCGACTCGGCGGGCGGCTCGGCGGTCATGGGCCGCGACAACCGGATCCAGGCGATCCTCCCGATCCGCGGCAAGATCCTCAACGTCGAGAAGGCGCGCATCGACAAGGTCCTGGCCAACCAGGAGGTCCAGGCGATCATCTCCGCGCTCGGCACGGGCGTGCATGAAGAGTTCGACATCGACAAGCTGCGCTACCACAAGATCGTGCTGATGGCCGACGCCGACGTCGACGGCCACCACATCAACACGCTGCTGCTGACCCTGCTGTTCCGCTTCATGCGGCCGCTGATCGACGCCGGCCACGTCTACCTTGCCCAGCCGCCGCTGTACCGGATCAAGTGGAACAAGCCCCACGAGCACGAGTACGTCTACTCCGACGCCGAGCGCGACGCGGTGATGCGCGACGGCCTCGAGCAGGGCAAGAAGCTCCCGAAGGAAGCCCCCATCCAGCGCTACAAGGGTCTCGGTGAGATGAACGCCGACGAGCTGTGGGAGACCACGCTCGACCCCGACCAGCGGGTGCTGCTGCAGGTCACCCTCGAGGACGCGGCGCAGGCCGACGAGATCTTCTCGATCCTGATGGGCGAGGACGTCGAGCAGCGCCGCTCCTTCATCCAGCGCAACGCCAAGGACGTCCGATTCCTCGATATCTAG
- a CDS encoding DUF721 domain-containing protein, giving the protein MPEQPEQPEEEQPEEHRPDGLDLARALTLGTAGSSTTPARRLPRVNPGKSGGLFRRRGSRDEPQLSGAHPDGRDPQGLGSEIGRLIDGRGWGLDLQVRGVFARWAEIVGPEIGAHSTPESLTDGTLVVRTDSTAWATQLKLLAATVVRRLNEELGDGTVTVVEVLGPHAPSWKHGRRKAPGSRGPRDTYG; this is encoded by the coding sequence GTGCCTGAGCAGCCGGAGCAGCCCGAGGAGGAGCAGCCCGAGGAGCACCGTCCCGACGGGCTCGACCTGGCGCGGGCGCTGACGCTCGGCACCGCCGGGTCGAGTACGACGCCCGCGCGCCGGCTGCCGCGGGTCAACCCCGGCAAGAGCGGCGGCCTCTTCCGGCGCCGCGGCAGCCGCGACGAGCCGCAGCTGAGCGGCGCCCATCCCGACGGCCGCGACCCCCAGGGGCTCGGCAGCGAGATCGGCCGGCTGATCGACGGCCGCGGCTGGGGGCTCGACCTCCAGGTGCGGGGCGTCTTCGCGCGCTGGGCCGAGATCGTCGGGCCCGAGATCGGCGCGCACAGCACCCCGGAGTCGCTGACCGACGGCACCCTCGTGGTCCGCACCGACTCGACCGCCTGGGCCACCCAGCTCAAGCTGTTGGCGGCGACCGTCGTCCGGCGGCTCAACGAGGAGCTGGGCGACGGCACCGTCACCGTCGTAGAGGTGCTCGGGCCGCACGCGCCGAGCTGGAAGCACGGCCGCCGCAAGGCCCCGGGCAGCCGCGGGCCGCGCGACACCTACGGCTGA
- the recF gene encoding DNA replication/repair protein RecF (All proteins in this family for which functions are known are DNA-binding proteins that assist the filamentation of RecA onto DNA for the initiation of recombination or recombinational repair.), which translates to MHVARLSLHDFRSYADVDVELEPGVTAFVGRNGQGKTNLVEAVDYLSRLSSHRVATDAPLIRAGADQAIIRAAVVREGRTAVLEVELNPGKANRARINRSPLPRVRELAGIVRTVVFSPEDLALVKGDPGGRRRFLDDLLVLRTPRYAGLIADHERVLKQRNTLLKTLYAARGSSREAALATLAVWDDHLVATGTELLAARLALSADLAPYVGKAYEAVARGASRDDARIEYQPTVSEPTPEAFRAELERRQADEIGRGVTLVGPHRDDLLLTLGPGDDQRLPVRGYASHGESWSFALALRLASYDLLRADGDDPILVLDDVFAELDTERRVQLASLVAGAEQVLVTAAVPADVPAELAGATFHVAAGEVTRA; encoded by the coding sequence GTGCACGTCGCACGGCTGAGCCTGCACGACTTCCGGTCCTACGCCGACGTCGACGTCGAGCTCGAACCGGGCGTCACCGCCTTCGTCGGGCGCAACGGTCAGGGCAAGACCAACCTGGTCGAGGCGGTCGACTACCTCTCCCGGCTGTCCTCCCACCGGGTCGCCACCGACGCCCCGCTGATCCGCGCGGGCGCCGACCAGGCGATCATCCGCGCGGCCGTGGTCCGCGAGGGCCGCACCGCCGTGCTCGAGGTCGAGCTCAACCCCGGCAAGGCCAACCGGGCGCGGATCAACCGCTCGCCGCTGCCGCGGGTGCGCGAGCTCGCCGGGATCGTGCGCACCGTCGTCTTCAGCCCCGAGGACCTGGCCCTGGTCAAGGGCGACCCCGGCGGCCGGCGGCGCTTCCTCGACGACCTGCTGGTGCTGCGCACGCCCCGCTACGCCGGCCTGATCGCCGACCACGAGCGGGTGCTCAAGCAGCGCAACACCCTGCTGAAGACGCTGTACGCCGCCCGCGGGTCCAGCCGCGAGGCCGCGCTCGCCACGCTGGCGGTCTGGGACGACCACCTGGTCGCCACCGGCACCGAGCTGCTCGCCGCCCGGCTCGCGCTCAGCGCCGACCTGGCGCCCTACGTCGGGAAGGCCTACGAGGCCGTGGCGCGCGGCGCCTCGCGCGACGACGCCCGGATCGAGTACCAGCCGACCGTGTCCGAGCCGACGCCCGAGGCCTTCCGGGCCGAGCTCGAGCGGCGCCAGGCCGACGAGATCGGCCGCGGCGTGACCCTGGTCGGCCCGCACCGCGACGACCTGCTGCTCACCCTCGGCCCGGGCGACGACCAGCGGCTGCCGGTGCGCGGCTACGCCAGCCACGGCGAGTCGTGGTCCTTCGCGCTGGCGCTGCGGCTCGCTTCCTACGACCTGCTGCGGGCCGACGGCGACGACCCGATCCTGGTCCTCGACGACGTCTTCGCCGAGCTCGACACCGAGCGGCGGGTGCAGCTCGCGTCGCTGGTGGCGGGCGCCGAGCAGGTGCTGGTCACCGCGGCGGTGCCGGCCGACGTACCCGCGGAGCTGGCGGGGGCGACCTTCCACGTCGCGGCGGGGGAGGTGACCCGTGCCTGA
- a CDS encoding NINE protein produces the protein MTQPPNPPYGAPDPYGQQPPQQPPAYGYGAPGGQPGYGAPTGGPFFINYLGQEQGPIEFGQLAQMAVTGQLKADTAVRSADSQQYVLAKDVPGLFSDKEWVMTLIFTWLLGGLGIDRFYLGYTGLGIAKLLTCGGLGIWSLIDAILVTLRKVPDAQGRPLR, from the coding sequence ATGACGCAACCACCCAACCCTCCCTACGGCGCTCCCGACCCCTACGGCCAGCAGCCGCCGCAGCAGCCCCCCGCCTACGGCTACGGCGCGCCCGGCGGCCAGCCGGGCTACGGCGCCCCCACCGGCGGCCCGTTCTTCATCAACTACCTCGGCCAGGAGCAGGGCCCGATCGAGTTCGGCCAGCTCGCCCAGATGGCGGTCACCGGCCAGCTCAAGGCCGACACCGCGGTCCGTTCGGCCGACAGTCAGCAGTACGTGCTCGCCAAGGACGTGCCCGGGCTGTTCTCCGACAAGGAGTGGGTGATGACGCTGATCTTCACCTGGCTCCTCGGCGGACTCGGCATCGACCGCTTCTACCTGGGCTACACCGGCCTCGGCATCGCCAAGCTGCTCACCTGCGGCGGCCTCGGCATCTGGTCGCTCATCGACGCGATCCTGGTGACCCTGCGCAAGGTGCCGGACGCCCAGGGCCGGCCGCTGCGCTGA
- a CDS encoding DUF2752 domain-containing protein, producing the protein MTTTDAPATRRPTSSELVAAAGVVALGVSALLPVDHIEDGPVICPFRRLTGLPCPGCGLTRSWTYLTHGWWQDSLQAHPFGPLLALVAVLLAVAVVRARVRRTPPPSLDRLVRHPVSVAVIVVWLGWAVVRAVLAL; encoded by the coding sequence ATGACCACCACCGACGCGCCGGCGACCCGGCGGCCGACGAGCTCGGAGCTCGTCGCGGCCGCCGGCGTCGTCGCGCTCGGGGTCAGCGCGCTGCTGCCGGTCGACCACATCGAGGACGGGCCGGTCATCTGCCCGTTCCGCCGGCTGACCGGACTGCCCTGTCCCGGCTGCGGCCTGACCCGGTCGTGGACCTATCTCACCCACGGCTGGTGGCAGGACTCCCTGCAGGCCCATCCGTTCGGGCCGCTGCTCGCGCTCGTCGCGGTCCTCCTCGCCGTCGCGGTGGTGCGGGCGCGGGTCCGACGTACCCCACCGCCGTCCCTGGACCGCCTGGTCCGCCACCCGGTCTCGGTCGCCGTGATCGTGGTCTGGCTGGGCTGGGCCGTGGTCCGCGCGGTGCTCGCGCTCTGA
- the gnd gene encoding phosphogluconate dehydrogenase (NAD(+)-dependent, decarboxylating), producing MHIGLVGLGKMGGNMRTRLRDAGHTVVGYDRNPDLADVESLAAMVEALPTPKVVWVMVPAGDPTRSTIAELKELLGEGDLVVDGGNSKYTDDAINAASLAEKGIGFVDCGVSGGVWGLANGYALMYGGSADDIAKVQPAFDALKPEEGGAVHAGPTPGAGHFAKMVHNGIEYAMMQAYAEGWELLEKVDIVENVPAIFESWRHGTVIRSWLLDLLTEAIEADEHLEELRGYADDSGEGRWTVQAAIDNAVPMHVIASSLFARFTSRQEDSPAMKAIAAMRNQFGGHAVHTEPPPGGEANPDAS from the coding sequence GTGCACATCGGACTCGTCGGACTCGGAAAGATGGGCGGCAACATGCGCACCCGGCTGCGCGACGCCGGCCACACCGTGGTCGGCTACGACCGCAACCCGGACCTCGCCGACGTCGAGAGCCTGGCCGCGATGGTCGAGGCGCTGCCCACGCCGAAGGTGGTGTGGGTGATGGTCCCGGCCGGGGACCCGACCCGCTCGACCATCGCCGAGCTCAAGGAGCTGCTCGGCGAGGGCGACCTGGTCGTCGACGGCGGCAACTCCAAGTACACCGACGACGCGATCAACGCCGCCTCCCTCGCCGAGAAGGGCATCGGCTTCGTCGACTGCGGCGTCTCCGGCGGCGTGTGGGGCCTGGCCAACGGCTACGCCCTGATGTACGGCGGCTCGGCCGACGACATCGCGAAGGTCCAGCCCGCCTTCGACGCACTCAAGCCCGAGGAGGGCGGCGCCGTCCACGCCGGTCCGACACCGGGCGCGGGGCACTTCGCGAAGATGGTCCACAACGGCATCGAGTACGCCATGATGCAGGCCTACGCCGAGGGCTGGGAGCTGCTCGAGAAGGTCGACATCGTCGAGAACGTGCCGGCGATCTTCGAGTCCTGGCGCCACGGCACCGTCATCCGGTCCTGGCTGCTCGACCTGCTGACCGAGGCGATCGAGGCCGACGAGCACCTCGAGGAGCTGCGCGGGTACGCCGACGACTCCGGCGAGGGTCGCTGGACGGTGCAGGCGGCGATCGACAACGCCGTACCCATGCACGTCATCGCCTCCTCGCTGTTCGCGCGGTTCACCTCGCGCCAGGAGGACAGCCCGGCGATGAAGGCGATCGCGGCGATGCGCAACCAGTTCGGCGGGCACGCCGTCCACACCGAGCCGCCTCCGGGTGGCGAGGCCAACCCGGACGCCTCCTAG
- the dnaN gene encoding DNA polymerase III subunit beta — MKFRVDRDVLADAVAWAARSLPVRPSAPVLAGLLIEAGNDGLVLSTFDYETSARATLAAEVNDEGKALVSGRLLADICRSLPNKPVDLVLDGNRVSLTCGSSRFSLQTLPVEDYPTIPEMPAATGTVPSEAFAHAVAQAVTAAGRDDMLPVLTGVRLEIEGSTIALLATDRFRLSQRELTWNPGTPDATLAALVPAKVLGDTAKSLTAGPEVTIALSASGSGDGIIGFEGTGPGGVRRTTTRLLDGEFPKVRSLFPNEKLTVAKIDRQELIESVKRVSLVADRNTAVQLSFRDGALVLDAGSGDDAQASESVAAEIQGDDLVTGFNPTFLLDGLTAIDQSVVELAFTQPSKPVVISGTGDEDEAEDGGSFRYLLMPRRLLS; from the coding sequence GTGAAGTTCCGTGTCGACCGCGACGTCCTCGCCGACGCCGTCGCCTGGGCTGCGCGCAGCCTGCCCGTCCGGCCCAGCGCGCCCGTGCTCGCGGGACTGCTCATCGAGGCCGGCAACGACGGACTGGTCCTCTCGACGTTCGACTACGAGACCTCCGCGCGGGCCACGCTCGCGGCCGAGGTCAACGACGAGGGCAAGGCCCTGGTCAGCGGCCGGCTGCTCGCCGACATCTGTCGCAGCCTCCCCAACAAGCCGGTCGACCTGGTCCTCGACGGCAACCGGGTCTCGCTCACCTGTGGCTCGTCGCGGTTTTCGCTGCAGACGCTGCCGGTCGAGGACTACCCGACGATCCCCGAGATGCCCGCGGCCACCGGCACCGTCCCCAGCGAGGCCTTCGCCCACGCCGTCGCCCAGGCCGTCACCGCGGCCGGTCGCGACGACATGCTCCCGGTGCTGACCGGCGTCCGCCTCGAGATCGAGGGCTCCACGATCGCGCTGCTCGCGACCGACCGGTTCCGCCTCTCGCAGCGTGAGCTCACCTGGAACCCCGGCACCCCCGACGCCACCCTCGCCGCCCTGGTGCCCGCCAAGGTGCTCGGCGACACCGCGAAGTCGCTGACCGCGGGCCCCGAGGTCACCATCGCGCTGTCCGCCTCGGGCTCCGGCGACGGCATCATCGGCTTCGAGGGAACCGGCCCCGGCGGCGTACGTCGCACCACCACGCGGCTGCTCGACGGAGAGTTCCCGAAGGTGCGCAGCCTGTTCCCCAACGAGAAGCTCACGGTCGCCAAGATCGACCGCCAGGAGCTGATCGAGTCGGTCAAGCGGGTCTCGCTCGTCGCCGACCGCAACACCGCGGTCCAGCTCAGCTTCCGCGACGGGGCGCTGGTCCTCGACGCCGGCTCCGGCGACGACGCGCAGGCCTCGGAGTCGGTGGCCGCCGAGATCCAGGGCGACGACCTGGTCACCGGCTTCAACCCGACCTTCCTCCTCGACGGCCTGACCGCCATCGACCAGAGCGTCGTCGAGCTCGCCTTCACCCAGCCGTCGAAGCCCGTCGTCATCAGCGGCACCGGCGACGAGGACGAGGCCGAGGACGGCGGCTCGTTCCGCTACCTGCTGATGCCGCGTCGCCTGCTCAGCTGA
- the dnaA gene encoding chromosomal replication initiator protein DnaA: MTVVGELQTHQRAWLQASRPVTLHGTTAIVAVPDDFTRKRLEGRLRGELEDALTERFGHDVQLAVTVDSSLRHELGHEPATSPSYDDGPAYDAPSAYDSFEPAPTFERPREDAAVGEAQDRQVAMSTNRPVDSAPQPPDLGGMPAPSTPQATPSGESRLNPKYTFETFVIGSSNRFPHAAAVAVSEAPGRSYNPLLVYGESGLGKTHLLHAIGHYVRTIYAGSKVRYVSSEEFTNEFINAIRDDRQDRFKRKYRDIDVLLIDDIQFLEGKTQTQEEFFHTFNTLHNANKQIVLTSDRPPKRLEALEDRLRNRFEWGLITDVQPPDLETRIAILRKKAAMDRLTAPSDVLEFIASKIQTNIRELEGALIRVTAFANLNRQDVDMTLAEIVLKDLIPEGGEPEITASLIIAQTAAYFGLSIDELTGPSRGRHLVMARQIAMYLCRELTGLSLPKIGAQFGNRDHTTVMYAERKINQLLGERRAVFNQVSELTNRVKMQARQG, from the coding sequence GTGACCGTGGTCGGCGAGCTGCAGACCCACCAGCGCGCCTGGCTCCAGGCCAGTCGGCCGGTGACCCTCCACGGCACCACCGCGATCGTCGCGGTGCCCGACGACTTCACCCGCAAGCGGCTCGAGGGCCGGCTGCGCGGTGAGCTCGAGGACGCGCTGACCGAGCGCTTCGGCCACGACGTCCAGCTCGCCGTCACCGTCGACAGCTCCCTGCGCCACGAGCTCGGCCACGAGCCCGCCACCTCCCCGTCGTACGACGACGGCCCGGCGTACGACGCCCCGTCGGCCTATGACTCCTTCGAGCCGGCGCCCACCTTCGAGCGCCCCCGCGAGGACGCCGCGGTCGGCGAGGCTCAGGATCGACAAGTCGCCATGTCGACAAATCGACCTGTCGACTCGGCTCCCCAGCCGCCCGACCTGGGCGGGATGCCCGCTCCGAGCACGCCGCAGGCCACGCCCAGCGGCGAGTCCCGGCTCAACCCGAAGTACACCTTCGAGACCTTCGTCATCGGCTCGTCCAACCGCTTCCCCCACGCCGCCGCGGTCGCGGTGAGCGAGGCGCCAGGCCGCAGCTACAACCCGCTGCTCGTCTACGGCGAGTCCGGCCTCGGCAAGACCCACCTGCTCCACGCGATCGGCCACTACGTCCGCACCATCTACGCGGGCTCCAAGGTGCGCTACGTGTCGAGCGAGGAGTTCACCAACGAGTTCATCAACGCGATCCGCGACGACCGGCAGGACCGGTTCAAGCGGAAGTACCGCGACATCGACGTACTCCTCATCGACGACATCCAGTTCCTGGAGGGCAAGACCCAGACCCAGGAGGAGTTCTTCCACACCTTCAACACCCTCCACAACGCCAACAAGCAGATCGTGCTCACCTCCGACCGCCCGCCGAAGCGGCTCGAGGCGCTCGAGGACCGGCTGCGCAACCGGTTCGAGTGGGGCCTGATCACCGACGTCCAGCCGCCCGACCTCGAGACCCGGATCGCGATCCTGCGCAAGAAGGCCGCGATGGACCGACTCACCGCGCCCTCCGACGTCCTCGAGTTCATCGCCTCGAAGATCCAGACCAACATCCGCGAGCTCGAGGGCGCGCTGATCCGGGTGACGGCGTTCGCCAACCTCAACCGGCAGGACGTCGACATGACGCTCGCCGAGATCGTGCTCAAGGACCTCATCCCCGAGGGCGGCGAGCCCGAGATCACCGCGTCGCTGATCATCGCCCAGACCGCGGCGTACTTCGGGCTCTCGATCGACGAGCTCACCGGGCCCAGCCGCGGCCGGCACCTGGTGATGGCCCGGCAGATCGCGATGTACCTGTGCCGCGAGCTCACCGGGCTCTCGCTGCCGAAGATCGGGGCGCAGTTCGGCAACCGCGACCACACCACCGTCATGTACGCCGAGCGGAAGATCAACCAGCTCCTCGGCGAGCGTCGCGCGGTCTTCAACCAGGTCTCCGAGCTCACCAACAGGGTGAAGATGCAGGCCCGCCAGGGCTGA
- the rpmH gene encoding 50S ribosomal protein L34, whose translation MSKRTYQPNNRRRHKVHGFRLRMRTRAGRAILANRRRKGRSSLSV comes from the coding sequence GTGAGCAAGCGGACGTACCAGCCCAACAACCGTCGTCGCCACAAGGTGCACGGTTTCCGACTGCGCATGCGCACCCGCGCCGGTCGCGCCATCCTGGCGAACCGTCGCCGGAAGGGCCGCTCGAGCCTGTCCGTCTGA
- the rnpA gene encoding ribonuclease P protein component, giving the protein MLAADQRLTEPDLFRTVSRKGRRAGSRTLVAHLLLPDEQQVVGMSGRDSSPRPARAGFVVSKAVGNAVVRNRVKRRLRHAVRPLLAGLPAGAVLVVRAQPAAAASSYPELVADLARCLERVVAPGQASGQEAR; this is encoded by the coding sequence GTGCTCGCTGCCGACCAGCGGCTGACCGAGCCGGACCTGTTCCGGACCGTCAGCCGCAAGGGTCGTCGTGCCGGCTCGCGCACCCTCGTCGCCCACCTGCTGCTCCCCGACGAGCAGCAGGTTGTCGGCATGTCCGGGCGTGACTCGTCGCCGCGTCCGGCCCGGGCGGGCTTCGTGGTCAGCAAGGCCGTCGGGAACGCCGTCGTCCGCAACCGCGTCAAGCGCCGGCTACGACACGCCGTCCGTCCGCTGCTCGCGGGCCTGCCGGCGGGAGCCGTGCTCGTGGTGCGGGCGCAGCCCGCGGCCGCGGCGTCGTCGTACCCGGAACTGGTGGCCGACCTCGCACGTTGTCTGGAGCGCGTGGTCGCCCCCGGTCAGGCGAGCGGGCAGGAGGCGCGATGA
- the yidD gene encoding membrane protein insertion efficiency factor YidD, which translates to MKWLLIGLVRGYQLLVSPFLGPTCRYYPSCSAYAVQALQVHGAFRGSWLAVRRLLRCHPWSPGGVDHVPPRRGHEHDHSPTRAERDSELRPATAGRHPFQQGA; encoded by the coding sequence ATGAAGTGGTTGCTCATCGGCCTGGTGCGCGGCTACCAGCTCCTGGTCAGCCCGTTCCTCGGGCCGACCTGCCGCTACTACCCGTCGTGCTCGGCGTACGCCGTCCAGGCGCTGCAGGTCCATGGCGCCTTCCGCGGCAGCTGGCTGGCGGTACGCCGGCTGCTGCGCTGTCACCCCTGGTCACCCGGCGGCGTCGACCACGTCCCGCCGCGTCGCGGCCACGAGCACGACCACTCCCCCACCCGCGCTGAGCGCGACTCCGAACTCCGCCCGGCGACCGCCGGGCGTCACCCCTTCCAGCAAGGAGCCTGA
- the yidC gene encoding membrane protein insertase YidC → MVPLYYIISAVLLGWHKLFTVLGLDPKGGLSWALSIIGLTLVIRAALIPLFVKQIKSSRNMQLLQPKVKELQKKYGHDRQKLAEETMKLYKDAGTNPFASCLPILLQMPIFFALFRLLSQAAKADKPHGFLTKEKAHEFGHAKIFGQLPIDGNFWASRTWGDTPHAGVMIVAAILVLAMTATTFTTQRQLMAKNMPAEAMSGPYAQQQKMLLYILPVAFGLGGIAFPIGVLLYWTTSNLWTMGQQFYVIRNNPAPGTPAFTAKQERDKAKAARHGHTATDTITEAAPEPEQRPSTRQQPKRQSRSQRRTGPANRATPPSKPDGQAKSQPAEGDTTNEQGDDK, encoded by the coding sequence ATGGTGCCGCTGTACTACATCATCTCTGCGGTGCTCCTCGGCTGGCACAAGCTGTTCACGGTGCTCGGCCTCGACCCCAAGGGCGGTCTGTCCTGGGCGCTGTCGATCATCGGCCTGACCCTGGTCATCCGAGCGGCCCTGATCCCGCTGTTCGTCAAGCAGATCAAGTCCAGCCGCAACATGCAGCTGCTGCAGCCCAAGGTGAAGGAGCTGCAGAAGAAGTACGGCCACGACCGGCAGAAGCTGGCCGAGGAGACGATGAAGCTGTACAAGGACGCCGGTACCAACCCGTTCGCGTCCTGTCTGCCGATCCTGCTGCAGATGCCGATCTTCTTCGCGCTCTTCCGGCTGCTCTCCCAGGCAGCGAAGGCCGACAAGCCGCACGGCTTCCTCACCAAGGAGAAGGCCCACGAGTTCGGCCACGCCAAGATCTTCGGCCAGCTGCCGATCGACGGGAACTTCTGGGCCTCGCGCACCTGGGGTGACACCCCGCACGCCGGCGTGATGATCGTGGCCGCGATCCTGGTGCTGGCGATGACCGCCACCACCTTCACCACCCAGCGTCAGCTGATGGCCAAGAACATGCCCGCCGAGGCGATGAGCGGCCCGTACGCCCAGCAGCAGAAGATGCTTCTCTACATCCTCCCCGTGGCCTTCGGCCTCGGTGGCATCGCGTTCCCGATCGGCGTTCTCCTCTACTGGACCACCTCCAACCTGTGGACCATGGGCCAGCAGTTCTACGTTATCCGCAACAACCCCGCGCCCGGCACTCCCGCCTTCACGGCCAAGCAGGAGCGCGACAAGGCCAAGGCGGCCCGCCACGGCCACACCGCGACCGACACCATCACCGAGGCCGCCCCCGAGCCGGAGCAGCGGCCCAGCACCCGCCAGCAGCCGAAGCGGCAGAGCCGCTCGCAGCGCAGGACGGGCCCGGCGAACCGGGCCACCCCCCCGAGCAAGCCCGACGGCCAGGCGAAGAGTCAGCCGGCCGAGGGCGACACCACGAACGAGCAGGGAGACGACAAGTGA